The Gammaproteobacteria bacterium nucleotide sequence CAGGCCGAGCGATACACACAGGTCCCGAATCTGTCGGGCCCGCGTGAGTCCGCCCATGCGGTTGATCTTGAGGTTAATCAGATCCATGGCATTGTCGTGATGCGCTCGGAGCAGGGCCGCCAGGCTGTCAATGCATTCGTCGAGCACAAAAGGTAGATCGGTATGTCGGCGTACCGTCAGACATTCTTCGTAGGTGAGACACGGCTGCTCAAAGTACAAAAGGAGTCCGTGTTCCCGCGGCAGGTCTTTGATGGCGTCGGCGACGATCAGTGCCTGGTGTTGCTTCCAGCCGGTGTTGGCATCGGCATTCAGTACTTCCCCGGGCTCCATGCAGGCGGCAATTTTACGAATACGACTGATATCGGTCAGCGGGTTTTCGCCGACCTTGACCTGAAAGTTACGGTAGCCCTGTGCGCGGTATTCCGGAATGCGGGCGGCCATGGCATCCGGGTCAGTGCGCGTCACGACCTTGTAGAGTTTGACTTTATCCTGCTGTTTGCCGCCGAGCAGGGTGTACACGGGGAGGTCGGTCTTTTTACCGAGAATATCCCAGCAGGCCATGTCGATCGCTGATTTAACGTAGGGGTGACCCTTGAGTAAGGTGTCCAGTGTGTCGTTCACACAGTCCAGCTGTGTCGGGTCCAGTCCGATCAGGGCCGGTGCCACCTTGGCGATGCCGCTGCGAACCCCTTCGGCGTAGGCTGGTAGATAAGTCGGACCAAGGGGGCAGCTCTCTCCCGCACCGCAGATGCCTTCGTCGGTCTCGATGATGACCACGGTGGTATCGAATGCGGTGTGTGACTGGGTCGACCAGCTGTAAAACCCTTCCTTCATCGGCAGATCTGCACGAAAGACTGAGATTCGGGTAATTTTCATGCGTTCAACGTTATGTCGTGGACTGCTGTTGTAAGTTTCTGTCCCAGGTCAACCGGCCACGGACTGTCGGAGTCTATCTTTAATCTCCGATCGCTGTCAGGCGCAGGGACAAGGCGCTGTCAGCGCGTGTGTTCAGGCTTCGTGGCTAGACGCAATGCACTTTTGCGGGGTACTGAATTGCCCAGTAGAAAGCACCTGCACTATGATTCGATTAATATCGGCGTATCAACCCTGTATCCAGCCACGACAGTCCAATGGGTTCAACACCACGTGGGGAATGACTGATGAACTATGCGAAGGTGCGAGATATCACTGCCGATGAAATTCCGGTCATTGATGTGTCCGGTCTTAAAGGTAGTCGCTGATGCGGGCCTGGATCGAGATGGTGCCGCCCGATGTGGCGGACGGCGAACTGTCAAAACTCTATGAAAAAGCCCGCACACCGGCCGGAACGGTGGACAATGTCATGCAAGCCCATTCCCTGCGGCCCCATACCCTGGCCGGTCACGTCGCCCTGTACCGCGCCGTGCTTCACCATCCCGACAACACCTTGCCGGACTGGTTCCTGGAGGCGGTCGGCAGCTATACCAGTATTCTTAACGGCTGCGACTACAGCCTGACCCACCACTGGCACAATGCAAGGGCGCTGCTGGGCGGCGGTGAGACCGGTGATGCAGCACTGGCGGCACTCAACAGCCGGCAGCCAGAACAGGCATTCGAGGGAAAGTATCTTGCACTGCTTCAGTATGTTGAAAAGCTGACCCTGTCACCGGCGGCCATTACCCGGGATGATGTCGACGGGCTCAGAGCCAGCGGCGCAAGCGATGGCGAGATCCTGGAAACAAACCAGGTCTGCGGGTACTTTAACTACGTCAACCGGCACCTCAATGGACTGGGTGTCAGTACAGAAGGTGACAAGATCGGTTATTACGACGAGTCTGGGTCGTAACTATGAATCCCCTACTGGGTACGGGCTAGCAGTGCTTAAGTCCCGCGACCGCCAGCCATGTCACCGGTAACACTGCTCGTCATGCTGTGTATTGCACAAGTGCTTGCGATGACAAGCTTTGCTAACTTTGCCGCGTTGCTGCCCGATTTTGTGGTGCTGTGGGATCTGTCCAACACCGAGGCGGGGTGGATTGGTGGTATTTATTACGCGGGCTACGTCACGGCTGTTCCGCTGCTGGTGGGGATGACTGATTCAGTCGATTCCAAGCGAATTTATCTTTTTAGTATCGGCATCGGTGTCATAGCCTCTCTGGGCTATGCCGTTCT carries:
- a CDS encoding mandelate racemase/muconate lactonizing enzyme family protein, which produces MKITRISVFRADLPMKEGFYSWSTQSHTAFDTTVVIIETDEGICGAGESCPLGPTYLPAYAEGVRSGIAKVAPALIGLDPTQLDCVNDTLDTLLKGHPYVKSAIDMACWDILGKKTDLPVYTLLGGKQQDKVKLYKVVTRTDPDAMAARIPEYRAQGYRNFQVKVGENPLTDISRIRKIAACMEPGEVLNADANTGWKQHQALIVADAIKDLPREHGLLLYFEQPCLTYEECLTVRRHTDLPFVLDECIDSLAALLRAHHDNAMDLINLKINRMGGLTRARQIRDLCVSLGLPMNVEDSWGGEIATAAIAHLAHSTPAEFQFQSSAFHDYSTVSIADGAPSVKDGYMCANDGPGLGVTADMTQLGEPVFTT
- a CDS encoding alkylhydroperoxidase, which produces MRAWIEMVPPDVADGELSKLYEKARTPAGTVDNVMQAHSLRPHTLAGHVALYRAVLHHPDNTLPDWFLEAVGSYTSILNGCDYSLTHHWHNARALLGGGETGDAALAALNSRQPEQAFEGKYLALLQYVEKLTLSPAAITRDDVDGLRASGASDGEILETNQVCGYFNYVNRHLNGLGVSTEGDKIGYYDESGS